The Elaeis guineensis isolate ETL-2024a chromosome 14, EG11, whole genome shotgun sequence genome has a segment encoding these proteins:
- the LOC140853594 gene encoding uncharacterized protein: MLFDCTHKKKGTGEFVDAKSKKVSETYKAALTEKYGSEIDSQPSFDATMWVEAIGGVSKNKVYGFGLNAHSSSILMRTTISCSASQSDDLSGSASTAYFAAPGAMKMTQEHIMVALMNPQYKEMLRSLISSLGFTSSEQLSSPPQEKIQSAVPPVDPPCD, translated from the exons ATGCTGTTTGATTGCACCCACAAAAAGAAAGGAACGGGGGAATTCGTGGATGCAAAATCCAAGAAAGTTAGT GAGACATATAAGGCTGCTCTTACAGAAAAGTATGGCTCAGAGATTGATTCACAGCCTTCATTTGATGCTACTATGTGGGTAGAAGCTATAGGAGGTGTTTCTAAGAATAAAGTGTATGGATTTGGGCTGAATGCACATTCATCCAGCATACTCATGAGGACTACTATATCATGCTCTGCTTCTCAATCAGATGATCTTTCAGGGAGTGCATCTACTGCCTATTTTGCTGCTCCAGGAGCTATGAAGATGACACAGGAGCATATTATGGTGGCTTTGATGAACCCTCAATATAAGGAGATGCTACGATCTCTTATTTCTAGTCTTGGTTTTACATCATCTGAGCAGTTGTCATCTCCTCCACAAGAAAAAATCCAGTCAGCGGTCCCTCCAGTCGATCCTCCATGTGATTGA